A genomic stretch from Enterobacter oligotrophicus includes:
- a CDS encoding HypC/HybG/HupF family hydrogenase formation chaperone, translating to MCIGVPGHIHAIDGNQARVDVCGVLRDVDLTLVGSVDENGTSRLGQWVLVHVGFAMSVINEAEARDTLDALQNMFDVEPDVGALLYGEER from the coding sequence ATGTGCATAGGCGTCCCCGGACACATTCACGCCATCGACGGGAATCAGGCCAGAGTGGACGTTTGCGGCGTACTGCGCGACGTCGATTTGACCCTGGTGGGAAGCGTTGATGAGAACGGAACGTCACGTCTCGGCCAGTGGGTACTGGTACATGTGGGTTTTGCCATGAGCGTAATTAATGAAGCGGAAGCCCGCGACACGCTCGACGCCCTGCAGAATATGTTCGACGTGGAGCCTGACGTCGGGGCGCTGCTGTACGGTGAGGAGCGATAA
- the hypD gene encoding hydrogenase formation protein HypD, producing the protein MRYVDEYRAPEQVMQLIDHLKTRAALLSYTAEKPLRIMEVCGGHTHAIFKFGLDQLLPDNIEFIHGPGCPVCVLPMGRIDSCIDIASQPDVIFCTFGDAMRVPGRNGSLLQAKARGSDVRIVYSPMDALTLATENPPRKVVFFGLGFETTMPATAITLQQAKARNITNFFFFCQHITLIPTLRSLLEEPDNGIDAFLAPGHVSMVIGTEAYGFIAEQYDRPLVVAGFEPLDLLQGVTMLVEQKIAALSAVENQYRRVVPDTGNVLAQQAIAEVFSVEGDSEWRGLGLIAESGVHLTPAYHSFDAEAHFRPLPQQVCDDPRARCGEVLTGKCKPHQCPLFGNTCNPQTAFGALMVSSEGACAAWYQYRNQECEA; encoded by the coding sequence ATGCGTTACGTTGATGAATACCGCGCACCTGAGCAGGTGATGCAGCTTATCGACCACCTGAAAACCCGCGCAGCGCTGTTGAGTTACACCGCTGAAAAACCGCTGCGGATCATGGAGGTATGCGGCGGACACACCCATGCCATCTTCAAATTTGGCCTCGACCAGTTACTGCCGGATAACATTGAGTTTATCCACGGCCCCGGCTGTCCGGTGTGCGTGTTGCCGATGGGCCGCATCGACAGCTGTATCGACATCGCCAGCCAGCCTGACGTCATCTTCTGTACCTTTGGTGATGCAATGCGTGTACCGGGAAGAAATGGCTCTCTTTTGCAGGCAAAAGCGCGCGGATCGGACGTTCGTATCGTTTACTCGCCGATGGATGCCCTGACGCTGGCGACAGAGAACCCGCCGCGTAAGGTGGTCTTTTTCGGCCTGGGTTTTGAAACCACTATGCCTGCTACGGCAATCACACTACAGCAGGCCAAAGCCCGCAACATCACAAACTTTTTCTTTTTCTGCCAGCATATTACGCTTATTCCCACGCTGCGCAGCCTGCTCGAAGAGCCAGATAACGGCATTGATGCGTTTCTGGCTCCGGGCCATGTCAGTATGGTTATCGGCACCGAAGCCTACGGTTTTATCGCTGAACAGTACGATCGCCCCTTAGTGGTCGCTGGTTTCGAACCTCTTGATCTACTGCAAGGCGTGACCATGCTGGTTGAGCAGAAAATAGCAGCCCTGAGTGCGGTGGAAAATCAGTACCGCCGCGTGGTGCCCGATACCGGGAATGTACTCGCGCAACAAGCCATCGCGGAGGTGTTTAGCGTCGAAGGCGACAGCGAATGGCGCGGGCTGGGGCTGATTGCTGAATCTGGTGTCCACCTGACGCCCGCGTATCACTCATTCGATGCCGAAGCGCATTTCCGCCCGCTGCCGCAACAGGTGTGTGACGATCCCCGAGCCCGCTGCGGCGAGGTGCTCACCGGCAAATGCAAACCCCATCAATGCCCGTTATTTGGCAACACCTGTAACCCGCAAACCGCATTTGGCGCGCTGATGGTCTCTTCCGAAGGGGCCTGCGCCGCGTGGTATCAGTATCGCAATCAGGAGTGTGAAGCATGA
- the hypE gene encoding hydrogenase expression/formation protein HypE, protein MNTVEMAHGSGGQAMQQLISQLFMNAFNNPWLAEQEDQARIDLSTLTAQGDRLAFSTDSYVIDPLFFPGGDIGKLAICGTANDVAVSGAVPRFLSCGFILEEGLPMETLNAVVTSMAHTAREAGIAIVTGDTKVVQRGAADKLFINTAGMGAIPADIRWSAQRLSVGDVLIVSGTLGCHGATILNLREGLGLDGELRSDCAVLTPLIQTLRTIPGVKALRDATRGGVNAVVHEFAASSGCGIELTERALPVKPAVRGLCELLGLDPLNFANEGKLVIGVERQAAEAVLAQLRAHTSGKEAAIIGEVVERKGVRLTGLYGVKRTLDLPHAEPLPRIC, encoded by the coding sequence ATGAACACGGTGGAAATGGCGCACGGAAGCGGTGGACAGGCGATGCAGCAGTTGATCAGTCAGCTGTTTATGAACGCGTTTAATAACCCCTGGCTGGCCGAACAGGAGGACCAGGCGCGTATTGACCTCTCGACTCTCACGGCCCAGGGCGACAGGCTGGCGTTTTCCACCGACAGCTACGTGATTGACCCGCTCTTCTTTCCCGGTGGCGATATTGGCAAGCTGGCTATCTGCGGCACGGCAAACGATGTGGCCGTCAGCGGTGCGGTTCCGCGCTTCCTCTCCTGTGGATTCATTCTCGAAGAAGGGCTGCCAATGGAGACGCTCAACGCGGTGGTTACCAGCATGGCACACACCGCGCGCGAGGCGGGGATTGCTATCGTCACGGGCGATACCAAAGTGGTGCAGCGTGGTGCAGCCGACAAGCTGTTTATCAACACTGCCGGAATGGGTGCAATTCCTGCCGACATCCGCTGGAGCGCTCAACGGCTCAGCGTGGGCGATGTGTTGATTGTCAGCGGGACGCTGGGTTGCCACGGGGCGACCATCCTTAACCTGCGTGAAGGCTTAGGGCTGGACGGTGAATTACGCAGCGACTGTGCGGTACTCACGCCGCTTATTCAGACGCTGCGCACGATTCCGGGCGTGAAAGCCCTGCGTGATGCCACACGCGGCGGCGTGAATGCAGTCGTACATGAGTTTGCGGCAAGCAGTGGCTGCGGTATTGAACTGACCGAGCGCGCCTTGCCCGTTAAGCCAGCCGTGCGAGGGCTTTGCGAGCTATTAGGACTCGATCCGCTAAATTTTGCCAACGAAGGCAAGCTGGTGATCGGCGTGGAACGCCAGGCTGCGGAAGCGGTACTGGCTCAGCTGCGAGCGCACACGTCAGGAAAAGAGGCTGCCATCATTGGTGAAGTGGTTGAGCGCAAAGGGGTGCGCCTGACCGGGCTTTATGGCGTGAAACGCACGCTCGATCTGCCTCACGCAGAACCTTTACCCCGAATTTGCTAG